A single genomic interval of Daucus carota subsp. sativus chromosome 1, DH1 v3.0, whole genome shotgun sequence harbors:
- the LOC108196115 gene encoding uncharacterized protein LOC108196115 — protein MINTIRCCISCILPCGAFDVIRIVHTNGYVEELSGTVFADQIMKLHPKHVLKKPSSSSPYDGSSNIYPQVVIIPPEAQLQRGKIYFLMPVASTSVKNNRRGSARKKMKKEAEKVEVNDHYLAEILSEKVVATQNDRRRGRGGVWRPHLESISETPILYES, from the coding sequence ATGATCAACACCATCAGATGCTGCATCTCCTGCATCCTCCCCTGCGGCGCATTCGACGTGATTCGCATAGTTCACACTAATGGCTACGTTGAAGAGTTGAGTGGCACGGTCTTTGCAGACCAGATCATGAAACTGCATCCTAAGCATGTCTTGAAAAAACCATCTTCCTCGTCTCCTTATGATGGTAGCAGCAATATTTACCCTCAAGTTGTTATAATTCCTCCTGAGGCGCAGCTTCAGCGCGGTAAGATTTATTTTCTCATGCCTGTTGCTTCGACATCGGTGAAAAATAATCGTCGCGGTTCAGCGagaaaaaagatgaaaaaagaGGCGGAGAAGGTGGAGGTGAATGATCATTATTTGGCGGAGATATTGTCTGAGAAAGTGGTGGCGACGCAGAATGATCGGAGAAGAGGGCGAGGTGGAGTTTGGAGACCACATTTGGAGAGCATTTCGGAGACTCCGATATTGTATGAATCTTGA
- the LOC108209380 gene encoding metacaspase-2 isoform X1 — MASMIKLCNFCRAEIRVPFEARRGIECPVCGNINSYGGPPIARQYAGNGPQQNGYQYPPPRRPAPRGPPGGANGHGYYQQPWSPQASDDDYIEHPPPPRQGPFHLVRPNRHSYQPPPQVAPRPMRPNFYQQPPPRRPSYPPYNNDYYQPQPRPMIKVNNIYRPPQPQGPRRPAYNGYYQQPSPMPMEEEDYHYQNQPIPQASHRPVHDNNNGYDEQETPPLDDYYQEQLQTSPQVYSHGYYQHPLRTPQPQSVSHVTRPQVPNNGSYQRQPSRAESQAQSSPMNGNNNQQFSHNQEGSPPQPPPQARPNGYNQQQPGLTVTSSHIQQVTAHTSNAQPAYGRKKAVVCGVSYLGQKNYLEASSSDARSIKDFLVNNLKFPEASIFLLTEDEEDPSRIPTRINIFRALKWLVESCQPGDSLVFYYTGHGSKERDFDGDEIDGFDEVLCPVDYQTAGKITDDEINATIVRPLPPGAKLHGIIDCCFSGTVLDLPFLSKTDSKGTSRWVDQRIQYAAYKGTSGGIAISISSCTDHQKSGDTTAFTGKSTGALTYSFIHALRKQPNITYGSLLNSMRTTITQVQQRDQPPQEPQISSTEKFDIHSKPLIM, encoded by the exons ATGGCAAGCATGATAAAGCTCTGCAATTTCTGCAGAGCGGAAATTAGAGTGCCCTTTGAGGCGCGAAGAGGGATAGAGTGTCCTGTATGTGGCAATATCAACAGCTATGGCGGCCCTCCTATTGCCAGACAGTATGCTGGTAATGGACCTCAACAAAATGGCTATCAATATCCACCTCCCCGGAGACCAGCACCACGAGGTCCTCCTGGCGGGGCAAATGGCCATGGTTATTACCAACAACCATGGTCTCCTCAAGCCTCTGACGATGATTATATTGAGCACCCTCCACCTCCAAGACAAGGACCTTTTCATCTCGTCAGACCTAACAGACATAGTTATCAACCGCCACCACAAGTAGCACCTCGTCCAATGCGTCCTAACTTCTATCAACAACCACCACCGCGCAGACCATCCTATCCACCTTATAATAATGACTATTATCAACCACAGCCTCGTCCAATGATAAAAGTGAACAATATCTATCGACCACCACAGCCACAGGGCCCTCGTCGCCCGGCTTATAATGGTTACTATCAACAACCATCACCAATGCCGATGGAAGAGGAGGATTACCACTATCAAAATCAACCAATTCCTCAAGCATCACATCGCCCAGTCCATGACAACAACAATGGTTATGATGAACAAGAAACACCTCCTTTGGATGATTATTACCAAGAACAGTTGCAAACTTCACCACAGGTATATAGTCATGGTTATTATCAGCATCCTTTACGCACACCTCAACCACAATCCGTATCACATGTGACACGACCTCAGGTACCCAATAATGGTTCTTATCAACGACAACCTTCACGCGCAGAATCACAAGCTCAATCAAGTCCAATGAATGGCAATAATAATCAACAGTTCTCGCACAATCAAGAGGGATCACCACCACAACCTCCTCCTCAAGCTAGGCCCAACGGATACAATCAGCAACAACCAGGACTTACAGTAACTTCATCTCATATCCAACAAGTAACAGCACATACATCAAATGCACAACCAGCCTACGGAAGGAAGAAGGCAGTGGTATGCGGCGTGAGCTACCTCGGACAAAAGAACTACCTTGAAGCAAGCAGTAGTGATGCCAGGTCTATAAAAGACTTTCTTGTCAACAATCTGAAATTTCCAGAAGCATCCATCTTTCTCCTCACAG AAGACGAAGAGGATCCATCCCGGATACCGACAAGGATCAACATCTTTAGGGCCTTAAAATGGCTGGTTGAAAGCTGTCAACCAGGAGATTCACTGGTTTTCTACTACACAGGCCATGGCTCAAAAGAACGCGATTTTGATGGAGATGAAATTGATGGCTTTGACGAAGTGTTATGCCCTGTTGATTATCAGACTGCTGGTAAGATAACAGATGACGAAATCAATGCTACAATTGTTCGACCTCTGCCTCCTGGAGCCAAGCTTCATGGCATCATTGACTGCTGTTTCAGTGGAACTGTCCTGGATCTCCCTTTTTTGTCTAAAACCGACAG CAAAGGAACAAGTAGATgggtagatcagagaatacaaTACGCGGCTTATAAAGGAACAAGCGGGGGAATCGCCATCTCCATTAGCTCTTGTACTGATCATCAGAAGTCTGGAGACACAACT GCTTTCACTGGGAAATCTACTGGAGCTTTAACTTACAGCTTCATTCATGCACTAAGGAAACAACCCAACATAACATACGGAAGCTTACTCAATTCTATGAGGACCACTATCACTCAGGTTCAACAAAGGGACCAACCACCACAG GAGCCTCAGATATCGTCAACAGAAAAATTTGACATTCACTCGAAACCTTTGATCATGTAA
- the LOC108209380 gene encoding metacaspase-2 isoform X2: MASMIKLCNFCRAEIRVPFEARRGIECPVCGNINSYGGPPIARQYAGNGPQQNGYQYPPPRRPAPRGPPGGANGHGYYQQPWSPQASDDDYIEHPPPPRQGPFHLVRPNRHSYQPPPQVAPRPMRPNFYQQPPPRRPSYPPYNNDYYQPQPRPMIKVNNIYRPPQPQGPRRPAYNGYYQQPSPMPMEEEDYHYQNQPIPQASHRPVHDNNNGYDEQETPPLDDYYQEQLQTSPQVPNNGSYQRQPSRAESQAQSSPMNGNNNQQFSHNQEGSPPQPPPQARPNGYNQQQPGLTVTSSHIQQVTAHTSNAQPAYGRKKAVVCGVSYLGQKNYLEASSSDARSIKDFLVNNLKFPEASIFLLTEDEEDPSRIPTRINIFRALKWLVESCQPGDSLVFYYTGHGSKERDFDGDEIDGFDEVLCPVDYQTAGKITDDEINATIVRPLPPGAKLHGIIDCCFSGTVLDLPFLSKTDSKGTSRWVDQRIQYAAYKGTSGGIAISISSCTDHQKSGDTTAFTGKSTGALTYSFIHALRKQPNITYGSLLNSMRTTITQVQQRDQPPQEPQISSTEKFDIHSKPLIM; encoded by the exons ATGGCAAGCATGATAAAGCTCTGCAATTTCTGCAGAGCGGAAATTAGAGTGCCCTTTGAGGCGCGAAGAGGGATAGAGTGTCCTGTATGTGGCAATATCAACAGCTATGGCGGCCCTCCTATTGCCAGACAGTATGCTGGTAATGGACCTCAACAAAATGGCTATCAATATCCACCTCCCCGGAGACCAGCACCACGAGGTCCTCCTGGCGGGGCAAATGGCCATGGTTATTACCAACAACCATGGTCTCCTCAAGCCTCTGACGATGATTATATTGAGCACCCTCCACCTCCAAGACAAGGACCTTTTCATCTCGTCAGACCTAACAGACATAGTTATCAACCGCCACCACAAGTAGCACCTCGTCCAATGCGTCCTAACTTCTATCAACAACCACCACCGCGCAGACCATCCTATCCACCTTATAATAATGACTATTATCAACCACAGCCTCGTCCAATGATAAAAGTGAACAATATCTATCGACCACCACAGCCACAGGGCCCTCGTCGCCCGGCTTATAATGGTTACTATCAACAACCATCACCAATGCCGATGGAAGAGGAGGATTACCACTATCAAAATCAACCAATTCCTCAAGCATCACATCGCCCAGTCCATGACAACAACAATGGTTATGATGAACAAGAAACACCTCCTTTGGATGATTATTACCAAGAACAGTTGCAAACTTCACCACAG GTACCCAATAATGGTTCTTATCAACGACAACCTTCACGCGCAGAATCACAAGCTCAATCAAGTCCAATGAATGGCAATAATAATCAACAGTTCTCGCACAATCAAGAGGGATCACCACCACAACCTCCTCCTCAAGCTAGGCCCAACGGATACAATCAGCAACAACCAGGACTTACAGTAACTTCATCTCATATCCAACAAGTAACAGCACATACATCAAATGCACAACCAGCCTACGGAAGGAAGAAGGCAGTGGTATGCGGCGTGAGCTACCTCGGACAAAAGAACTACCTTGAAGCAAGCAGTAGTGATGCCAGGTCTATAAAAGACTTTCTTGTCAACAATCTGAAATTTCCAGAAGCATCCATCTTTCTCCTCACAG AAGACGAAGAGGATCCATCCCGGATACCGACAAGGATCAACATCTTTAGGGCCTTAAAATGGCTGGTTGAAAGCTGTCAACCAGGAGATTCACTGGTTTTCTACTACACAGGCCATGGCTCAAAAGAACGCGATTTTGATGGAGATGAAATTGATGGCTTTGACGAAGTGTTATGCCCTGTTGATTATCAGACTGCTGGTAAGATAACAGATGACGAAATCAATGCTACAATTGTTCGACCTCTGCCTCCTGGAGCCAAGCTTCATGGCATCATTGACTGCTGTTTCAGTGGAACTGTCCTGGATCTCCCTTTTTTGTCTAAAACCGACAG CAAAGGAACAAGTAGATgggtagatcagagaatacaaTACGCGGCTTATAAAGGAACAAGCGGGGGAATCGCCATCTCCATTAGCTCTTGTACTGATCATCAGAAGTCTGGAGACACAACT GCTTTCACTGGGAAATCTACTGGAGCTTTAACTTACAGCTTCATTCATGCACTAAGGAAACAACCCAACATAACATACGGAAGCTTACTCAATTCTATGAGGACCACTATCACTCAGGTTCAACAAAGGGACCAACCACCACAG GAGCCTCAGATATCGTCAACAGAAAAATTTGACATTCACTCGAAACCTTTGATCATGTAA
- the LOC108193954 gene encoding trihelix transcription factor ENAP1, whose product MGDFSAPMKSSPAFNAAPPRATAFREDCWTEEATATLVNVWGRRYLETNRGSLRCEDWNQVALAVNERHGATQKQVRTDVQCKNRIDTIKKRFKAEKARVCASGGAYVSTWRFYDQLDMLIGQDKVEARKTPPAGSSWRGEAFPRGTRSGIGGGFGTGTRSRTPPMAIALRREAKQLPEAVAVTPLKRSGGMDDSFFRRNYSAMAAAAAKEEAYDEDDESEDEEQSEEERRYAKRRGKEVAVDVEERGGVELQMKEGTKMIAMAIHHFAETYEKVEMEKLRYVKEVEVKRIDAGKEVELKRMELMMSTQVQFEKMKRKEVKKKSSGLDDLCSS is encoded by the exons ATGGGTGATTTTTCTGCTCCGATGAAATCCTCGCCGGCGTTTAACGCTGCGCCGCCGCGAGCGACGGCGTTTCGGGAGGACTGCTGGACAGAGGAGGCCACGGCGACGCTTGTCAACGTTTGGGGCCGGCGCTATCTTGAAACGAATCGCGGGAGTCTCCGGTGTGAGGACTGGAATCAGGTGGCTCTAGCCGTTAATGAACGGCACGGTGCGACACAGAAGCAGGTGCGGACTGATGTTCAGTGTAAAAACCGGATCGATACGATTAAGAAGAGATTCAAGGCGGAGAAGGCTAGGGTTTGCGCGTCCGGAGGGGCTTACGTCAGCACCTGGAGGTTTTATGATCAATTGGATATGTTGATTGGACAGGATAAGGTGGAGGCGAGGAAAACGCCTCCTGCAGGCAGTAGTTGGAGGGGGGAGGCGTTCCCTAGGGGAACGCGGAGTGGAATTGGTGGGGGGTTTGGGACGGGAACCCGGTCCCGAACCCCTCCAATGGCAATTGCGTTGCGGAGGGAGGCAAAGCAATTGCCTGAAGCGGTGGCTGTTACTCCGCTTAAGAGGAGTGGGGGTATGGATGATTCGTTCTTTAGGCGGAATTATTCTGCGATGGCTGCTGCTGCTGCGAAAGAGGAGGCgtatgatgaggatgatgagaGTGAGGATGAGGAGCAGAGCGAGGAGGAGAGAAGGTATGCGAAAAGAAGGGGGAAGGAAGTGGCTGTGGATGTTGAGGAGAGAGGGGGTGTTGAACTGCAAATGAAGGAGGGTACTAAGATGATAGCTATGGCAATTCACCATTTTGCGGAAACCTATGAGAAAGTTGAAATGGAGAAGCTTAGGTATGTGAAGGAAGTCGAGGTTAAAAGGATTGATGCTGGAAAGGAAGTGGAGTTGAAAAGGATGGAGCTGATGATGAGCACACAGGTTCAGTTTGAGAAGATGAAGCGTAAGGAAGTGAAGAAGAAGTCGTCAGGACTGGATG ATCTTTGCAGCTCGTAA